In the genome of Bryobacteraceae bacterium, one region contains:
- a CDS encoding patatin-like phospholipase family protein encodes MTDEIAAYLSATEFFGGLSPEEVAEVARHCRLVRAPAGERVLRQGAAGNGIHFLKSGRLAVLVQRGSWRDTVNYVQPPSVVGELSFITGRPCVADVEVVVDAEFVFLPAEAAPAGSRLREVVLRGLTALVAERLRETVARGAKAPESPAVLLRNLPNWEAPRAFAARFAETLGAQREQPTLLVHLDAGADGRSERRGGIDVCTWPVKAGSAEMRAGLASKITEWKGRYTNLVLHPVGESRDEVCAVLGEFVNFQGTLAGPGDPAPEEGENGFVAQSAERPTLASLNGSRQLIPEAKQAEEAWRAGKPLPAGFARAADSLARRVAGTQVGIALGGGAAWGWAHIGVLEVLEESSLPVDVISGCSMGSVIGAFRAAGFSPGQMLDLALYWRRHTKRFLEWRFWKMCLLNERAVRSTFARYFGDRKVNETSIPYWANAVDIQTGREFTVRDGTLVDCIRASIALPGLLPPFERNSHLLVDAGITDPVPVSLARTMGSHFTVAVNAMAEPEGQKIERRYPFNAFSVMMRCMFVMGHEIGQARAERAADILFTPKLGEVTMLDFGQSERIVDLGREAAQRNLDAILAGYRDLKQGGRR; translated from the coding sequence ATGACCGACGAGATCGCGGCGTATCTTTCGGCGACAGAGTTTTTTGGCGGGTTGTCGCCGGAGGAAGTGGCCGAAGTGGCGCGGCACTGCCGGCTGGTGCGCGCGCCGGCGGGCGAGAGGGTGCTGAGGCAGGGCGCGGCGGGCAACGGAATCCATTTCCTGAAATCGGGACGGCTGGCTGTGCTGGTGCAGCGCGGATCGTGGCGGGACACGGTGAACTACGTGCAGCCGCCGAGCGTGGTGGGAGAGCTGTCGTTCATCACGGGCCGGCCGTGCGTGGCCGATGTGGAAGTGGTGGTGGACGCCGAGTTCGTGTTTCTGCCGGCGGAGGCGGCGCCGGCGGGATCGCGGCTGCGGGAGGTGGTGCTGCGGGGGTTGACGGCGCTGGTGGCCGAGCGACTGCGGGAGACGGTGGCGCGCGGAGCAAAGGCGCCGGAATCGCCGGCGGTGCTGTTGCGGAACCTGCCGAACTGGGAGGCGCCGCGGGCGTTCGCGGCGCGGTTCGCCGAAACACTTGGAGCGCAACGGGAGCAGCCGACGCTGCTGGTGCATCTCGACGCGGGCGCGGACGGCAGGAGTGAGCGGCGCGGCGGCATCGATGTGTGCACGTGGCCGGTGAAGGCGGGGAGCGCGGAGATGCGTGCGGGTCTGGCGTCGAAGATCACGGAGTGGAAAGGGCGGTACACGAACCTGGTGCTGCACCCGGTGGGCGAGAGCCGGGACGAGGTGTGCGCGGTGCTAGGCGAGTTCGTGAATTTCCAGGGGACGCTCGCCGGGCCGGGCGATCCGGCGCCGGAGGAAGGCGAAAACGGATTCGTGGCGCAGAGCGCCGAGCGGCCGACGCTGGCCAGTCTGAACGGAAGCCGGCAACTGATTCCGGAGGCGAAGCAGGCCGAAGAGGCGTGGCGGGCCGGGAAACCGCTGCCGGCGGGATTCGCGCGGGCGGCCGATTCGCTGGCGCGGCGGGTGGCGGGCACGCAGGTAGGGATCGCGCTCGGCGGCGGCGCAGCGTGGGGCTGGGCGCACATCGGCGTGCTCGAGGTGCTGGAGGAATCGTCGCTGCCGGTGGACGTGATTTCCGGATGTTCGATGGGGTCGGTGATCGGGGCGTTTCGGGCGGCGGGGTTCTCGCCGGGGCAGATGCTCGACCTGGCGCTCTACTGGCGGCGTCACACGAAACGGTTTCTCGAATGGCGCTTCTGGAAAATGTGCCTGCTGAACGAGCGGGCGGTGCGGTCTACGTTCGCGCGGTATTTCGGGGACCGGAAAGTGAACGAGACCTCGATTCCGTATTGGGCGAACGCGGTGGATATCCAAACGGGCCGCGAGTTCACGGTGAGGGACGGAACGCTGGTGGACTGCATCCGGGCGTCGATCGCGCTGCCGGGGCTGCTGCCTCCGTTCGAGCGCAACTCCCACCTGCTGGTGGACGCCGGCATCACGGACCCGGTGCCGGTGAGCCTGGCGCGTACGATGGGAAGCCACTTCACGGTGGCGGTGAACGCGATGGCGGAGCCGGAAGGGCAGAAGATCGAGCGGCGATACCCGTTTAACGCCTTCTCGGTAATGATGCGGTGCATGTTCGTGATGGGGCATGAAATCGGGCAGGCGCGGGCGGAACGGGCGGCGGACATTCTATTCACGCCGAAGCTCGGCGAGGTGACCATGCTCGACTTTGGCCAGAGCGAGCGGATTGTGGATCTCGGACGGGAGGCGGCGCAGCGAAACCTGGACGCGATCCTGGCCGGGTATCGCGATTTGAAACAGGGGGGACGGCGTTGA
- a CDS encoding methyltransferase domain-containing protein, producing MTAVLAPALRAQESKPDMFGNAEAYERFMGRWSRLLAPGLTAFAGLPAAGNVLDIGSGAGALAFAIAAREPGVSVAGIDPSNEYVAFASSRNTFGDRVTFEIGDARKLRFADASIYACLSLLVINFIPDPGQALREMVRVTRPGAPIAAAVWDYGDGMRMLRIFWDAAAAVDPAAARLDERHMPLCRSAELGELWKSAGLLSVEERGLAVETRFASFDDFWEPFLLGQGPAGSYVRGLAGTRRDALRLEVHRRLAPRDGAIALQARAWAVRGFAPPRA from the coding sequence ATGACCGCGGTTCTCGCACCCGCCCTTCGCGCTCAGGAATCGAAACCCGACATGTTCGGCAACGCCGAGGCCTACGAACGATTCATGGGGCGCTGGAGCCGTCTGCTGGCGCCCGGGCTCACTGCCTTTGCCGGCCTCCCCGCCGCCGGCAACGTCCTTGACATCGGCTCCGGCGCAGGTGCGCTCGCCTTCGCCATCGCCGCCCGCGAGCCCGGCGTGAGTGTCGCCGGCATCGACCCATCGAACGAATACGTCGCCTTCGCCTCCTCCCGCAACACCTTCGGCGATCGCGTGACTTTCGAGATCGGCGATGCGCGCAAGCTCCGTTTCGCCGATGCTTCCATCTACGCCTGCCTCTCGCTCCTGGTGATCAACTTCATTCCGGATCCCGGCCAGGCGCTTCGCGAGATGGTCCGTGTCACCAGGCCGGGCGCGCCGATCGCGGCCGCCGTCTGGGACTATGGCGACGGGATGCGAATGTTGCGGATCTTCTGGGACGCCGCCGCCGCCGTCGATCCCGCCGCCGCCAGGCTCGACGAAAGGCACATGCCCCTGTGCCGAAGCGCCGAACTCGGCGAATTATGGAAAAGCGCCGGTCTCCTGAGCGTCGAGGAACGCGGCCTCGCCGTCGAGACCCGCTTCGCCTCCTTTGACGATTTCTGGGAGCCCTTCCTCCTCGGACAAGGCCCGGCAGGTTCTTACGTTCGCGGACTCGCCGGGACCCGCCGCGATGCCCTGCGCCTCGAAGTCCACCGGCGGCTCGCTCCGCGCGATGGCGCCATTGCGCTCCAGGCCCGCGCCTGGGCCGTCCGGGGATTCGCGCCGCCCCGAGCCTGA
- a CDS encoding choice-of-anchor J domain-containing protein produces MYKRLGVILSVLSLPSLNAAILTEGFDDVPGLTGMGWVIVNNSSPLGTTDWFQGNAAIFPAESGAPDSYAATNYLAAGLGGNVSVWLLTPEISIANGDTIMFYTQHADNGFEDRLEVRLSTNGASTDVGATDASVGDFTTLLLTVNPLLDGSYPDTWTLFSATVSGVAPGVTGRYAFRSVVPDTDNNGDYLGIDTLSIDGGRLSGVPEPGTSALALLGLSLVALRKRRTVRS; encoded by the coding sequence TTGTACAAACGGTTGGGGGTAATTTTGAGTGTATTGTCGCTGCCGTCGCTGAACGCAGCGATTTTGACCGAGGGTTTCGATGACGTGCCCGGATTGACGGGGATGGGCTGGGTGATCGTGAACAACAGTTCGCCGTTGGGCACAACGGACTGGTTTCAGGGGAATGCGGCGATATTCCCGGCTGAATCGGGAGCGCCGGACTCTTACGCGGCGACGAATTACCTGGCCGCGGGGCTGGGCGGGAACGTGAGTGTGTGGCTGCTGACGCCGGAGATTTCGATCGCCAACGGCGACACGATCATGTTTTACACGCAGCACGCCGATAATGGCTTCGAGGACCGGCTGGAAGTGCGGCTGAGCACGAACGGGGCGAGCACGGACGTGGGAGCGACGGACGCTTCGGTGGGCGATTTCACGACGTTGCTGCTGACGGTGAACCCATTGCTCGACGGTTCCTACCCGGATACCTGGACGCTGTTTTCGGCTACGGTGAGCGGAGTGGCGCCTGGGGTGACGGGCCGTTATGCGTTTCGGTCGGTTGTGCCGGACACGGACAACAACGGCGATTACCTGGGCATCGACACGCTGAGCATCGACGGCGGACGGCTGTCGGGCGTGCCTGAGCCTGGAACGAGCGCGCTTGCGCTGTTGGGATTGTCACTGGTTGCGCTGCGGAAACGCCGGACGGTTCGCTCGTAG
- a CDS encoding GMC family oxidoreductase → MADTYDVIICGAGSGGGFLAGEIAANASLLILDAGPAWAAKPNPGHGSPGRREISTQMNLGTYAPDGVNAKGAGSVFFAHPIYMDASNPSLSAVQREPRIVGGGSQINAGAWLRPHRADFDDFAAETGVEGWTRDDFDPFFLRAEEILHVHRNKREHWNRASRLYDEAARELGIPVIETASNRHNCIFCGHRLNAGMPCKYDALMSTAMTQIPKAVEAGAVLHDNATVVRILVENNKATGVVYSRNGETITAYARKLVVAAAGAIGTPALLFDSGVSARNRNAGKWLRAHPGIGMDAIMPGAEDWGNERGYQWNLHHYVKDGDGNHIDTVVHASSNFNSTTSWAAAQIGFFGKAYKDLMRRNRQKVGAFLFQLKPNMSGEVIGGVSKPVLLYRVADTSGLLEPKTMNDFLWGVRTVADVYRRLGAVSIFPNPDQPLALLKRQLTQLVVNANALHPQSTCRAAKDRSLGVVDANCMSFDVDNLMCCDASVIPHHISSNPNAMIMAVAARAGKFVNEQILDRRSA, encoded by the coding sequence ATGGCGGACACCTACGACGTCATCATCTGCGGTGCGGGCTCCGGCGGAGGGTTCCTCGCCGGGGAAATCGCGGCCAACGCGTCGCTGCTGATCCTCGACGCCGGTCCGGCCTGGGCGGCGAAACCGAATCCGGGCCACGGGTCACCCGGACGCCGTGAGATCTCGACCCAGATGAACCTCGGCACCTACGCACCCGACGGCGTCAACGCGAAGGGCGCCGGTTCCGTCTTCTTTGCGCACCCGATCTACATGGACGCCTCGAACCCGTCGTTGTCGGCGGTGCAACGCGAGCCGCGGATCGTCGGCGGCGGTTCCCAGATCAATGCCGGAGCGTGGCTCCGCCCGCATCGCGCCGACTTCGACGACTTCGCCGCCGAAACGGGGGTGGAGGGCTGGACCCGCGACGATTTCGACCCGTTCTTCCTCCGCGCCGAAGAGATCCTCCACGTTCACCGCAACAAGCGCGAGCATTGGAATCGCGCCAGCCGCCTCTACGACGAGGCTGCGCGCGAACTGGGTATCCCGGTCATCGAAACCGCCTCCAACCGCCACAACTGCATCTTCTGCGGCCATCGCCTCAACGCCGGCATGCCGTGCAAGTATGACGCGCTGATGAGCACCGCGATGACGCAGATCCCCAAGGCGGTGGAGGCCGGCGCCGTGCTCCACGACAACGCGACCGTCGTGCGCATCCTCGTCGAGAACAACAAGGCAACCGGCGTCGTCTACAGCCGCAACGGCGAGACGATCACCGCCTACGCGCGAAAGCTGGTCGTTGCCGCGGCCGGCGCCATCGGCACGCCCGCGCTACTGTTCGATTCCGGCGTCAGCGCCCGCAACCGGAACGCCGGCAAGTGGCTCCGCGCCCACCCCGGCATCGGCATGGACGCCATCATGCCCGGCGCCGAGGACTGGGGCAACGAGCGCGGCTACCAGTGGAACCTTCATCACTACGTGAAGGACGGCGACGGCAATCACATCGACACCGTCGTCCACGCCAGTTCGAACTTCAACTCCACCACATCCTGGGCGGCGGCGCAGATCGGCTTCTTCGGCAAGGCGTACAAGGATCTCATGCGCCGGAACCGGCAGAAGGTGGGCGCGTTCCTGTTTCAGTTGAAACCGAACATGTCGGGCGAGGTGATCGGCGGCGTCTCGAAGCCGGTGCTGCTTTATCGCGTGGCCGACACGTCGGGACTGCTCGAGCCGAAGACGATGAACGACTTCCTCTGGGGCGTCCGGACGGTGGCCGACGTCTACCGCCGCCTCGGGGCCGTGAGCATCTTCCCGAATCCCGATCAACCGCTGGCGCTGCTCAAACGCCAGTTGACCCAGTTGGTGGTGAACGCCAATGCCCTGCACCCGCAGTCGACCTGCCGGGCGGCGAAGGACCGGTCGCTCGGCGTCGTCGACGCCAATTGCATGTCGTTCGACGTCGACAACCTGATGTGCTGCGACGCCAGCGTGATTCCGCACCACATCAGCTCGAATCCGAACGCGATGATCATGGCCGTCGCCGCCCGCGCCGGCAAGTTCGTCAACGAGCAGATCCTCGACCGGAGGTCCGCATGA
- a CDS encoding outer membrane protein transport protein: MLPATAFGSAFAINELGARAQGMGGAFASIADDASAIFFNPAGLAFLKGTHFEMHNLVVAGQFRFVPSVTPPGQQVPGKGYSGSIRQPFIPVANLYVSHRLNDKWAIGFGAYAPFGLAANWTNFNDGDPANTKYVGRFAGTRAKLLDFWLQPTAAYRINDSSAISVGVAYVHTYLLLEQSIGNPYDAPTDFSRDLAKDLFPGVDADLAARSFNRLQPEGRFRAAATSNKPAFSAGYLYKHRASGWQFGASWRSPLVRHLKGKGSFAFLDNSPLTPFLPKDRNLDVLFQNQEIAGTFTTPATYVLGVSRPLAGGRIAFDFRIQDFQRFKDLPLNFSITKDSQGRDLATSPESRLTFDFSNSYLLQAGYEKPLAPGTGPKMMQGMLANTTFRAGYVYDKSPVVDKSVGPLFPDANRHSFTAGMSKLVGNIELTLFYQFMQMRNRAVDVPANAHLFTNGSYNNLAHLAGASLRLHFGGGDRLD, encoded by the coding sequence TTGCTCCCGGCAACGGCTTTCGGCTCGGCGTTTGCCATCAACGAACTGGGAGCGCGCGCGCAAGGGATGGGCGGGGCGTTCGCCTCCATCGCCGATGACGCCTCGGCCATCTTCTTCAATCCAGCGGGTCTGGCTTTCCTCAAGGGCACCCACTTCGAGATGCACAATCTCGTCGTTGCCGGACAGTTCCGGTTCGTGCCGTCGGTGACGCCGCCGGGCCAGCAGGTTCCCGGCAAAGGCTACAGCGGATCGATTCGCCAGCCCTTCATCCCGGTGGCCAATCTGTATGTGAGCCACCGCCTCAACGACAAGTGGGCGATCGGCTTCGGCGCCTACGCGCCCTTCGGCCTCGCCGCCAACTGGACGAATTTCAACGACGGCGACCCGGCCAATACCAAGTACGTCGGCCGCTTCGCCGGCACGCGCGCCAAGCTGCTCGATTTCTGGCTCCAGCCCACCGCCGCCTACCGCATCAACGACTCGAGCGCCATCTCGGTCGGCGTGGCCTACGTGCATACCTATTTGCTGCTCGAACAGAGCATCGGCAATCCCTACGACGCGCCGACCGACTTCAGCCGCGACCTCGCCAAGGACCTGTTCCCGGGCGTCGACGCCGACCTCGCCGCGCGCTCGTTCAACCGGCTCCAGCCGGAAGGGCGCTTCCGGGCGGCGGCCACTTCGAATAAGCCGGCGTTCTCGGCCGGGTATCTCTACAAGCACCGCGCTTCGGGCTGGCAGTTCGGGGCCTCCTGGCGCAGTCCGCTCGTTCGGCATCTGAAGGGCAAGGGTAGCTTCGCGTTCCTCGACAACAGCCCGCTGACGCCGTTTCTACCGAAGGACCGCAACCTCGACGTGCTGTTTCAGAACCAGGAGATCGCGGGCACGTTCACCACGCCGGCCACCTACGTCCTGGGCGTTTCGCGTCCACTCGCCGGAGGGCGCATCGCCTTCGATTTCCGCATCCAGGATTTCCAGCGCTTCAAGGACCTGCCGCTGAACTTCTCGATCACCAAGGACAGTCAGGGCCGCGACCTCGCCACATCGCCGGAGAGCCGTCTGACTTTCGATTTTTCGAACTCCTACCTGCTGCAAGCCGGCTACGAAAAGCCGCTGGCGCCGGGGACGGGGCCGAAGATGATGCAGGGGATGCTGGCCAACACGACCTTCCGGGCGGGATATGTTTACGACAAATCGCCGGTGGTGGACAAGAGCGTGGGCCCGCTATTTCCCGACGCCAACCGTCACAGCTTCACCGCCGGCATGAGCAAGCTGGTGGGCAACATCGAACTGACGTTGTTCTACCAGTTCATGCAGATGCGAAACCGGGCGGTGGACGTGCCGGCGAACGCGCACCTGTTCACCAACGGCAGCTACAACAATCTGGCTCATCTCGCCGGCGCGAGCCTCCGCCTTCACTTCGGCGGCGGCGACCGGCTCGACTAA
- a CDS encoding PQQ-binding-like beta-propeller repeat protein has protein sequence MKRYVVLAVWVAVAFGEPRSRPETGYREWEEYGGGAENIRYSRLDQINRANVHKLKVAWKYETGDSFRGSEMQCNPVIVDGVLYATSPKLRVIALDAATGKLRWSHDPSAGRGGKRRVRNRGVTYWRAGGDRRIFVTWEHELVALHAGTGKPVETFGHGGRVDLRQGLGRRPEDVSISVTTPGVIFGDLLIVGSSVGEDLPSAPGDIRAYDARTGAPRWTFHTIPHPGEYGAETWPAGAWMRTGGANAWAGLSLDRGRGIAYVPTGSAAFDFYGADRLGDNLFANSLIALNAKTGKRIWHFQTVKHDVWDRDLPAPPSLVTVARGGKLVDAVVQATKSGLLFVFERATGKPLYPIEYRRAPASHVDGEKLAAKQPFPVLPEPFTRQSFHAGNVTRRTPEAHRAVLEQLKHLETGGQFQPPSFAGGVIFPGLDGGAEWGGTAFDPESGLLYVNATERVQAIKLVERTLFHSLVDWVVADKPVGGEARATTTRDAYLSLCGGCHGSDFVGDNAPPLRDLGSRMKAADAEAIVRRGTGRMPRFPGISGREARGIVEYVMTGKSRPIELDSVEPPQLKYRRDGRGLIVDPEGYPGIEPPWGTLNAISMDTGKIAWKAPLGEFPELAAKGMKNTGSENYGGPAVTAGGLVFIGATNYDRKFRAFDKSTGKVLWETELPAAGNATPSVYEAAGKEYVVIGAGGGKDGQASGGSYVAFSLP, from the coding sequence ATGAAGCGTTATGTAGTACTTGCGGTATGGGTGGCTGTCGCGTTCGGAGAACCGCGATCGCGTCCGGAGACCGGCTACCGGGAGTGGGAGGAATACGGCGGGGGCGCGGAGAACATCCGGTATAGCCGCCTGGACCAGATCAACCGCGCGAATGTCCACAAGCTGAAGGTGGCCTGGAAGTATGAGACGGGGGATTCGTTCCGCGGCTCCGAGATGCAGTGCAACCCGGTGATCGTCGATGGGGTGCTGTACGCGACGAGTCCGAAACTTCGGGTGATCGCGTTGGATGCGGCTACGGGAAAGCTGCGTTGGAGCCACGATCCGAGCGCGGGACGCGGCGGCAAGAGGCGGGTGAGGAACCGCGGGGTGACGTACTGGCGAGCGGGAGGCGACCGGCGGATCTTCGTGACGTGGGAGCACGAACTGGTGGCGCTTCATGCGGGTACGGGGAAACCGGTAGAGACGTTCGGGCATGGGGGCCGGGTGGATCTGCGGCAGGGGCTGGGGCGGCGCCCGGAAGATGTGAGCATTTCGGTGACCACGCCGGGTGTGATTTTCGGAGACCTGCTGATCGTGGGGAGCTCGGTGGGGGAGGATCTGCCCTCGGCGCCGGGTGACATCCGCGCCTACGACGCGCGCACCGGAGCGCCGCGGTGGACCTTCCACACGATCCCGCATCCGGGCGAGTACGGCGCCGAGACGTGGCCGGCGGGCGCGTGGATGCGGACGGGAGGGGCGAACGCGTGGGCGGGGTTGAGTCTGGACCGGGGACGGGGAATCGCGTACGTGCCGACGGGCTCGGCGGCGTTCGACTTTTATGGCGCGGACCGGTTGGGCGACAATCTCTTCGCGAACTCGCTGATCGCGCTGAATGCCAAGACGGGCAAGCGGATCTGGCATTTCCAGACTGTGAAGCACGACGTGTGGGACCGGGATCTGCCGGCGCCGCCGTCGCTGGTGACAGTGGCGCGCGGCGGGAAGCTTGTGGACGCGGTGGTGCAGGCGACGAAGTCCGGGCTGCTGTTTGTGTTCGAGCGGGCGACGGGGAAGCCGCTGTATCCGATCGAGTACCGGCGGGCGCCGGCGTCGCACGTGGACGGCGAGAAGCTGGCCGCGAAGCAGCCGTTCCCCGTGCTGCCGGAGCCATTCACACGGCAATCGTTCCACGCGGGGAACGTGACGCGACGCACGCCGGAAGCGCATCGGGCGGTGCTCGAGCAGTTGAAGCACCTGGAAACGGGCGGGCAGTTTCAGCCACCGAGTTTCGCCGGAGGAGTGATCTTTCCGGGGCTCGACGGCGGGGCGGAGTGGGGCGGGACGGCGTTCGATCCGGAGTCCGGACTGCTGTACGTGAACGCGACCGAGCGGGTGCAGGCGATCAAGCTGGTGGAGCGGACGCTGTTTCACAGCCTGGTGGACTGGGTAGTGGCGGACAAGCCGGTGGGGGGCGAGGCGCGTGCGACGACGACGCGCGACGCATATCTTTCGTTGTGTGGAGGATGCCACGGCTCCGATTTCGTGGGGGACAACGCGCCGCCGCTGCGAGATTTGGGGTCTCGAATGAAAGCGGCCGACGCGGAGGCGATCGTGCGGCGGGGGACGGGGCGGATGCCTCGTTTTCCGGGGATTTCCGGGCGGGAGGCGCGAGGGATCGTGGAGTACGTGATGACGGGGAAGAGCCGCCCGATTGAGCTGGATTCCGTGGAGCCGCCGCAACTGAAGTACCGGCGGGACGGGCGCGGGTTGATCGTGGATCCGGAAGGGTATCCGGGGATCGAGCCGCCTTGGGGAACGCTGAACGCGATCAGCATGGACACGGGGAAGATCGCGTGGAAAGCGCCGCTGGGCGAATTTCCGGAACTGGCGGCGAAGGGGATGAAGAATACCGGGAGCGAGAACTACGGGGGGCCGGCGGTGACGGCGGGCGGGCTGGTGTTCATCGGGGCGACGAACTATGACCGGAAGTTCCGGGCGTTCGACAAGTCGACGGGGAAGGTGTTGTGGGAGACGGAGCTGCCGGCGGCGGGGAACGCGACTCCTTCGGTGTACGAGGCGGCGGGGAAGGAGTATGTGGTGATTGGAGCGGGCGGGGGGAAGGACGGGCAGGCGTCGGGCGGGAGCTACGTAGCCTTTTCGCTGCCGTAG
- a CDS encoding adenylate/guanylate cyclase domain-containing protein yields MSYRKRLLIALLGTAVLTTALAVTAMYFVARDKIVGELRSKVKTIASTVASQVDGEAVAAVRSRDDESSAGYKQVRDHLRRARDINRRGDVWVNYLFIVRRSTQDSAVTVSVVDPEESVEFARHVGDVWHNRLGKRMDWEQAEAAEQLGEGERGLWLTGTAPVRNGLGESVGALVVELSADQIDRGTRAILFAGAGSALFGVLFATVAALLLSQRMSRPLLSLKSALESIGRGEFDVTIHTDSVSEFSQVAETVQTLGKGLQERDRVKKAFSRYLSPQVMDSVMAAETAPRLHGERSKVTIMFVDIRGFTTMSENMRPEQSVFILNAVFEKTVEVIFRHGGSLDKFLGDGLMAVFGAPRQDINQEENAVRAALEIQRQIDILNGSEEFENIPNIRLGIGINSGVAVVGNIGSAQRMEYTAIGDTVNVAARLQSATGELGVEVLVSEYTFNAVRGMFRARNVGELAVKGREDTVEGYVIEGELKADT; encoded by the coding sequence TTGAGTTACCGGAAACGGCTGCTGATCGCGCTGCTGGGAACCGCGGTGCTGACGACGGCGCTGGCCGTCACGGCGATGTACTTCGTGGCGAGGGACAAGATCGTCGGTGAGCTGCGATCGAAAGTGAAGACGATCGCGTCGACGGTGGCCTCGCAAGTGGACGGCGAGGCGGTGGCCGCGGTGCGGAGCCGCGACGATGAATCGAGCGCGGGCTACAAGCAGGTGCGGGACCATCTGCGGCGGGCGCGCGACATCAACAGGCGCGGCGACGTTTGGGTGAACTACCTGTTCATCGTGCGGCGCTCGACGCAAGACTCGGCGGTGACGGTGAGCGTGGTGGATCCGGAAGAAAGCGTGGAGTTCGCAAGGCACGTGGGCGACGTGTGGCACAACCGGCTGGGCAAACGGATGGACTGGGAGCAGGCCGAGGCGGCCGAGCAACTGGGCGAAGGCGAGCGCGGCTTGTGGCTGACGGGAACGGCTCCGGTGCGCAACGGCCTGGGCGAGTCGGTGGGCGCGCTGGTAGTGGAGCTTTCGGCCGATCAGATCGACCGGGGGACGCGCGCGATCCTGTTCGCGGGAGCGGGGTCGGCATTATTCGGCGTGCTGTTCGCGACGGTGGCGGCGCTGTTGCTGTCGCAGCGGATGAGCCGGCCGCTGTTGTCGTTGAAGTCGGCGCTCGAGTCGATCGGGCGGGGCGAGTTCGACGTGACGATTCACACCGATTCGGTGTCGGAGTTTTCCCAGGTGGCCGAAACCGTACAGACGCTTGGCAAGGGGCTGCAGGAGCGGGACCGAGTGAAGAAGGCTTTCTCGCGGTACCTTTCGCCACAGGTGATGGATTCGGTGATGGCGGCCGAGACGGCGCCGCGGCTGCATGGCGAGCGATCGAAGGTGACGATCATGTTCGTGGATATCCGCGGGTTCACGACGATGTCGGAGAACATGCGGCCGGAACAATCGGTGTTCATCCTCAACGCCGTTTTCGAGAAGACGGTGGAGGTGATCTTCCGGCACGGGGGTTCGCTCGACAAGTTCCTGGGCGACGGGCTGATGGCTGTGTTCGGCGCTCCGCGGCAGGACATCAACCAGGAGGAGAACGCGGTGCGGGCGGCGCTCGAGATCCAGCGGCAGATCGACATTCTCAATGGCAGCGAGGAGTTCGAGAACATTCCGAATATCCGGCTGGGGATCGGGATCAACTCGGGCGTGGCGGTAGTGGGAAACATCGGGTCGGCGCAGCGGATGGAGTACACGGCGATCGGGGATACGGTGAACGTGGCGGCGCGGTTGCAATCGGCGACGGGAGAGTTGGGGGTGGAGGTGCTGGTGAGCGAGTACACCTTCAACGCCGTGCGCGGGATGTTCAGGGCGCGGAACGTCGGCGAGCTGGCGGTGAAGGGGCGGGAGGATACGGTAGAAGGGTACGTGATCGAAGGGGAACTGAAAGCCGACACCTGA